The Pochonia chlamydosporia 170 chromosome 1, whole genome shotgun sequence genome window below encodes:
- a CDS encoding metallophosphoesterase domain-containing protein (similar to Verticillium dahliae VdLs.17 XP_009649164.1) has translation MAILNYINYASATAAIVATIIVRVLYHGISFKPTRESFLLKKLVRPVCRGQLLLRQYLFWPTVYLARVLYAFQRQDPLLRIFKLDPVTVVCISDTHNTYPEVPDGYVLVHAGDLSKSGTFEQIQETLTWLNSLPHEHKIVVAGNHDILLDPTLDIQNPNIDAESLRAKLNWGNIIYLQDTATDITCSNGRKLKIYGSPKSKDFGSPNQAFQYPASQDVWHRSIPSRADILVTHCPPRAHLDILSVGCNYLLKELWRARPRLHVFGHCHDGHGTQQLPFDDFQNNYEQIVINNGGIRRLLWMFEDLVRSWRKHQPGPPLPWTHLVNAASADGFFHKRKPVIKVVI, from the coding sequence ATGGCTATTCTCAACTACATCAACTATGCGTCGGCCACAGCCGCCATTGTTGCTaccatcatcgtcagagTTCTTTACCATGGCATATCCTTCAAACCAACTCGAGAGTCTTTCCTCCTCAAGAAACTCGTCAGGCCCGTTTGCCGGggccagctcctcctccgccaatACCTATTCTGGCCTACCGTATATCTCGCCAGGGTTCTCTATGCGTTCCAAAGGCAAGATCCGCTCCTTCGCATCTTTAAGCTAGATCCCGTCACCGTTGTCTGCATATCAGACACACACAATACATACCCCGAAGTGCCAGACGGATACGTCCTAGTCCACGCCGGTGATTTAAGCAAATCCGGTACCTTTGAGCAGATCCAGGAAACCCTCACGTGGTTGAATTCCCTGCCGCACGAGCACAAAATTGTCGTTGCGGGTAACCACGACATACTACTCGACCCTACTCTTGACATCCAAAATCCCAACATTGACGCCGAATCACTGCGTGCAAAGCTGAATTGGGGCAATATCATATACCTTCAGGATACGGCAACTGACATTACCTGCTCCAACGGCCGCAAGCTCAAGATTTACGGAAGCCCCAAGTCCAAAGACTTTGGAAGCCCAAACCAGGCCTTTCAGTATCCTGCATCCCAAGATGTGTGGCATAGAAGTATCCCCTCCAGAGCTGACATTTTGGTCACGCACTGTCCACCTCGGGCTCATCTGGACATACTAAGTGTAGGGTGCAATTATCTGCTCAAGGAGCTTTGGAGGGCCCGGCCGAGACTGCACGTGTTCGGCCATTGCCATGACGGCCACGGTACTCAACAGCTCCCGTTTGATGATTTTCAAAATAATTATGAGCAGATCGTTATCAATAATGGCGGAATCAGAAGATTGCTTTGGATGTTCGAGGACCTTGTCCGCTCGTGGCGGAAGCACCAGCCAGGACCACCTCTGCCGTGGACGCACTTGGTGAATGCGGCTTCCGCTGATGGCTTTTTTCATAAACGCAAGCCGGTTATCAAGGTTGTGATATGA